Part of the Nostoc sp. ATCC 53789 genome, GCCTAGCTGCACCCACGATCCCAGCAAAATTGCCTAACTCTGCTGGCAAAATCTGTAAACCATCTCGTGATAAAGGCTGCACTCGCTTCTCAATTTCTGCCTTCACTGCTGGTAAGAAAAACTCAAAGCTGCCACTTATACCGCCACCAATGACGATCGCTTGCGGTGTGAGTACATAAATCAAACTCGTCAAGCCAATTCCCAGGTTTTTACCATATTCTTGCCAAAAAGTCAATGCTGCGGCTTCTCCTTGTTGAGCAAGAACACCCAATTCGATGGGTTCTTTGAGAGTGCGGCGGCGAATGGCAGTAGCAGAGGCATGTTGTTCTAAAGAGCCTTGATTGCCACTATTACAAATTGGCCCATCAGGATTTAATGAAATTAAACCCAATTCCCCGGCGGCTCCCTGATGTCCAATAAATAGTTTGCCATTGAGGATAATCGCACCACCAACCCCAGTTCCTAAAGTTAGGAGAATCAAATTTTGAAATTGACGACCGGCTCCCAGCCAAGCTTCTCCCAAAAGAGCGCAATTGGCATCATTAGCGATCGCAGTCGGTTTGCCAGTTTTAGCTTCTAACCAGTCTGCTAAAGGCACATCGATCCATCCAGGTAAGTTAATGGCGATTTTAGCGATGCGTCCTGCGGCATCAGAGGGGCCAGGAGTCCCAACACCAATAGCAAAAGTTTCATTATTTGGATCAATTTGCGCGATCGCATCTACCAGCACCGCCAGCACGGCCTCCGGCGTTGTCGGCTGGGGAGCCGCCATAGTCAAAGATTGCAAACAAGTTCCATCGGCTGTAAACCGCCCCAGCTTAATTGCTGTTCCCCCCACATCAATGCCAATTACTTGAGAACTCACCATTTTGTCATTTGTCATTTGTCATTGGGCATTGGTGAACAGCTATTCCCTATTCTCCAGTTCATTTTTTTCATTCGCGATCTGTTCGCGTAGCATCTCCGCCTGGAAGAAGACGCGAAGCTTTCAACTCCGATTTCTGTAAATTAGCAAAAGTCGTGGTGCGAAAACTCGATTGCTCCTGCCAAGCTGTAACTGGCGCACCTCTTAAGATGCCAGCAAGGGCAACAGAAAGGAGAAACCCACCAGTAGCGGCGGCAATTAACGTCAGGTTATCTTTCACACAAATCTCTCCAGTTATCAAATTACTAGTTATTAATGATTAGCCCGTTGACTGATAAGTGTCCACTGTTTGCTAACTATTTTCGGATTCTATTTTCTCTCCGTAATCGAGGATTGACAAATTCGTTTAACCCCTCACCAAGTAGTGATAACCCTACCACCATGAATGTCATGGTTAAACCAGGGAAAAGCGTAGTCCACCAAATGCCAGTAGGTAGAGCTTCTAGGGCTTGTTTTAAATCATGTCCCCATTCTGGCACTTCTTCGGGAAGTCCTAGCCCCAAAAAGCCCAAACCGCCCAACACCAAAATTGCATCAGCAGCGTTGAGTGTAAAGAGGACGGGTACGCTTTGAATGACGTTGAAAAATAGATAACGAGAAAGCACAACCCAAGTGGAAGCGCCCATTGCTTGAGCTGCTTCGATGAAGACTTCAGTTTTCACACTAACAGTGTGGTTGCGAACAACGCGATAATATTGGGGGATGTAGGCAATGCTAATAGCGATCGCTGCATTTAATATCCCACGCCCCACAACAAACGCCAGTGTTACAGACAGCAGTAGCCCCGGTAAAGTGTAGATGCTATCCATCAAAAACAGCAACACTTTATCCAATTTACCGCCGAGATAACCACTCAGCATCCCCAGAGGCACACCGATAATCATACTCAGCGCTGTTGCCAAGATCACCACCTGTAAGGCAGCTTGAGCGCCGAACAATGTCCGGGAGAAGACATCGTAACCCAGGCGACTAGTGCCAAACCAATGTTTAGCTGAGGGTGGCTCGTGAATTGGATTAGAGAGAAAATCTTTCGGGTTTTGCAGCCATCCCCAAGCTTGGAATACAGGAGCGAAGAATGCCAGGAAGATGAAAAATAGGGTGATGGCTAACCCAATGAGCATAAGTTTTTGGGAAAGATTGGAACTTTTGCCAAACTGTAAAAATGTCGGTAGTCGCCGTTTTGTAATGGCCATGTGTGATCGCCTGGATCAAAGCTTGATACGCTGACCATTTTACATATCAGATAGGTTATTGCGTAAATATTCTGGATAAAAGTCCGGCTGCTTCACGGTATATACAGAGTTAGACTGAGGTAGAGATGAGACTATGCCTTATTTTTGCTAGAGATAAATTACCAGCCAGTGTTACCACAAAGTTTAATTATTCCAAGTAGAAAAAATTTTAATATGCTTTGATATGCCTGCAAGAGATATTTATCATGATGCTGTTAAGAATGCCTTAATTCAAGAAGGCTGGATAATTATAGATGACCCTTTACATTTAAAGTGGGGTCAAAAAGATATGTATGTAGATTTAGGAGCTAAACAACTCTTAGCCGCAGAACAAGGGTGTAAAAAAATAGCTGTAGAAATTAAAAGTTTTGTTAGTCCTTCGGAAATGGCAGACCTCAAAGATGCTATTGGGGGATTTATCATGTATCGTGCTGTTATCCATCGTCTGGAACCAGAAAGAACATTATATTTGGCAGTACGTGATAGCGTATTTACAGCTTTGTTTGAGGAACCAATTGGTACACTTTTAATAGAAACTGAGAATCTCAAGTTACTCGTTTTTAATCCAGAAACTGAGAGGATTATCCAATGGATACCTTAGATATTTATCGACGGATCATCAAAGAGGTATTAGTACCCTACACACAAATTCCTTATTCGCACGCAGCTATTGAATGTAAAGCAGTATTTGATAGCGAAAATGACAGTTATTTGCTGATAACTTTAGGCTGGGATGGTGTAAAGCGAATTCACGGTTGCTTAGTTCATATTGATATTATTGATGGCAAAATTTGGGTGCAACGAGATGACACAGAAGATGGTGTTACCTACGAATTGGTAGCAGCAGGAATTCCCAAAGAGAAAATTGTCTTGGGATTTCACCCGCCAAATGTTAGGCAACACACAGGATATGCTATTGCCTAACTTATTAAGGCTACCATTTAAGCCAACTGTAGCGGGTTATTGGGCAGAGTCTTCCCTACTCCCTATTCCCTAAAGATTACTTTCAATTAACTGGCGATATTCGGTTTTTTGCTTCACGCCTTTCACTTCCTTCACCAATTCCTTGTTTTTGAACAATTGAACCGTTGGAGTTCCTGTCACACCAGCATTTTCAGCAATATCTCGGTCTTTATCGATGTCAATTTCTACAAAGTGAATTTTGCTGTCAAATTCATCCACTACTTTATTTAAAATTGGCTTCAGGGTATGACAAGGGCCGCAACCAGGAGAGACGTACTTAACAAGGAGTAAGCGATCGCTTTCATGGAACAATTTCCGTAGAGCATAACCTCCCTCATGGCGCGTCCCATTCAAATTAAATCCAGCTTCTTCCTCTGCTTCAGTCTTTTTGGCTGGCTGATGTTCTAATTCATTGTCTGCTATTTCTAGCTGTTGATGGAATTCTTGAATCAAGCCACTGGATGACAACCAGCGTTCTGCTAACATCGCCGCCATACAGCCAGTACCCGCAGCTGTAATTGCTTGGCGAAACTCATGATCTTGTACGTCACCGGCTGCAAAAACACCCTCTACACTAGTTTCTACAGAACCGGGTTTAGTGACAACGTAACCTACCTCATCCAGTTCTAGTTGTCCCTTAAATAAAGAGGTGTTGGGACTGTGACCAACGGCGTAGAATAAACCCTTAGCGTGCAGTTGACTTTCTTCACCAGTTTTAGTGTTGCGGATTTTCACCCCTTCCATGTGACCATTACCGAAGATATCCACGGCTTCTGTGTTCCAATGCACCTGGATTTTTGGGTTGCTCAAAACCCTGTCTTGCATAGCTTTAGAAGCCCGCATTTTATCAGTGCGTACCAACATATTTACCTTAGAGCCGTATTTGGTGAGGTAAATAGACTCTTCCGCCGCCGAGTCGCCAGCACCAATTACAGCCAATTCTGCACCGTGAAAAATTGGTGTTGCACCATCGCAAATTGCACAAGCGGAAATACCTCGACTCCAAAATTCATGTTCGCTAGGTAAACCCAAACGCTTTGCTGTCGCACCCGTAGCAATGACAATGCTATTGGTTTTAATTTCCCTTTCTTGCGATCGCACTGTAAATGGACGCTGACTCAAATCAACTGATATAACATCTTCAGTATATAGTTCCGCTCCCCAGCGCTCCGCCTGCGCCTTCATCTGATCCATCAGTTCCGGCCCAGTAATCCCTTTGGGAAACCCTGGAAAGTTCTCGACTTCCGTTGTTGTCATTAATTGCCCACCAGGTAAACCCCCGGCTTGGAAACCTTCAAATACAACAGGTTTCAAATTAGCGCGTCCGGCATAGATGGCAGCTGTGTACCCTGCTGGTCCAGAACCGATAATTACTAAGTTTTCTACTGTGGGGTTAGTCATGACCATATATAAACTCATAACGACTACGCTTAATATAGCATAACAAATTGTGATTGGCTATATCAGATGGTAAGCGATGTCTGTGACGGGCTACGCCTACGCAAAATGCCTACAGTACTCATCCTTTTAACCGCTAGGGCTGTTGTTGAAAGTATTTCTTGATAGTTTCAACATTTAGTTCTAGTAATTCTGCTATTTCTTGAATGCTCATAGCTTTTTCAATGCCAGGGGCTTAGTGATGTTTGCGTCATTTGGGATGCAAGAATTCTGGATTGTGTAACTGGATCTTCCCAAACTTTTTTTCTGAAGGTGATAGGAAAGCGATCGCAGTTGGGTAAGTTATATCTAGAACACACCAGCACTTCCTACCCCAGGGAAAACACTTATGAAAACCGAACTAAAAGCCAAATTTCTTCAACACATCATCGGCAAAAAGAAGGAAAACGAAGGTTTTACACTTATTGAATTACTAGTAGTAATTATTATCATCGGTATTTTGTCTGCGATCGCACTACCTTCTTTCTTGAACCAAGCTAACAAAGGTAAGCAGTCAGAAGCTAAACAGTACTCCGGTTCCATGAACCGCGCTCAACAAGCATATTTCCTAGAAAATGGTTCATTCACTACCGAGCTGAATTCATTAGGGATGGGTATTAGAAGCCAAACTGAGAACTACATATACGCAATTGGTGGAGCTGCAACTGGCGTTAGTAATAATGGCTACTCGTTGAAAGCACCACTTAAATCCTATGTAGGTGTTGTAGCTTTGTCTATACAAGCAGGTACTAGTGAAGCAACCACTTTAGCAGTTTTGTGTGAGTCTGATGCAGTTGGTGCGCGTTCAGCAACAGTGGCTCCAGCATTTGGTGGCACTCCAGTAGAACCTTCTTGTCCATCAAGCTTCTCGCCACTGAAGTCTAAGTAAAATCCTTAGCCAGATCAAATTGATTAAAACATTCATGGAGTGGGTAGTATATACTACCCACTTTGATTTTTTTTAGTTCCTGCAATAGTACTCTTGTAAAAATTCTTAGCTATGACTTCTGTACAACTTTATACTGATATCACCTCCCTAGAACAGCAAGCCCAACAATATTTCATCAAAGACAACTACAGTCAAGCTGCTAACTGCTACGAACAAGCTATTGAAACAGAACCGGAAGTGAAATCTCACTACTGGAACTTAGGATTAATGTTGCTATTGCAGGGACAAGAAACAGAAGCACAGATGACTTGGCTGCTAGGTATAGGTGAGGGAGAAGTTCAAGAAGTTGAGCAGTGGACAGTTGAATTGGTAGAGGTGCTGCAAACCGAAGCTGAACGCAGAGAGACGTTAGCAGACTATAAAGTTGCTTGGGCAATTCGCCAGCATATCCGGGAAATAAATCCCACAGATATTAACAATCTATTGTATTTGATTGAGCTAGCTATCAAACAGGAAACGCTTATTGATGATGAATTAACTTCTCTAGGGGTAATTGAGTTAATTCAGTCAGAAGCAACTGTAGATATTCCGTTATTGTTTCATGTGTTGGAGAGTATTCTTAATTACGCTCCTTTCCATCCCGCAGTCCCAGCATTTGTAGAAGCTTGTCTAGTTCATGTTCACGAGCCTCAACTTTTCATTAAAATTTTACTTCCAGCTACAATTCAAATTGCCCACTCAATGCGGCAACCAAAACTTGCGGCATTACTTCTTGAGCTATATTTACGTCTCGAACCTGAAAATCTAGCAATTTTGCGCCATTTGGCTGCTTTTTATTTCAAAGCTAATGATTATTCTAAAGGGATAGAAGTAGCAAAGTTATGCTACTCGCTATCAAATACATTAATTGATCAAATTTTTGCAATACACCTACTCCATCGAGGATTAATGGATTCTCCTGATTGTTGGGAAGAAGCCTGTGAAGTTTTTGAAAAACAGCAAAATATGATGATGCTACTATTAGAAGAAAATCCTCTAGCCTTGCGCTCCAACGAGGTTTTACATCTCTTTAATTCCAACTATTTCGCTCCATATTTGCAAGATAATATTAAACAAAATAGATATATTCAGAATCAAATTGCCCATCTTTGTCAGCTTAATGTAGAAAACTATGCTAGCCAAGAAGTACAGCGATATCAACAGCGAACTTCCAAAGGGCGAAATAGCAAACTAAAAATTGGATACTTGTCGCATTGTTTATCTAGGCATTCAGTCGGCTGGTTAGCGCGGTGGTTGATTCAGCATCATAACCGCGAAGAATTTGATATGTATGGTTATTTTATAAATTATAAACAGATAAATGATCCGCTACAAGAATGGTATGTTCAGCAATTCAATCAAGCTTATAAAGGTGGAATTTATAGTGAAGATATTGCTGAAAAAATTCACCAAGATAAAATTGATATTTTAATCGATTTGGATAGCATTACACTAGATATAACTTGTGAAATCATGGCGCTAAAACCCGCACCTGTGCAAGCAACATGGTTAGGTTGGGATGCTTCGGGAATACCAGCAGTTGATTACTTTATTGCTGATCCTTATGTTTTGTCAGAATCTGCTCAGGAGTACTATACAGAAAAAATCTGGAGATTACCCCAAACCTATATAGCAATAGATGGTTTTGATGTGGGTGTACCTACTTTACGGCGGGATTCTTTAGATATTCCTAATGATGCTGTCATCTATCTCAGCGCTCAGAGAGGATTTAAGCGCCACCCAGATACAGCAAGACTGCAAATGAAAATTATCAAAGAAGTTCCCAATAGCTATTTCTTAATTAAAGGGTTAGCCGACTCTGAAGCCGTGCAGAAATTTTTTATGCAGCTAGCAGAAGAAGAGGGTGTAAAATGCGATCGTCTGCGATTTTTACCTCAAGATCCTGCTGAGACTGTCCACAGAGCAAATTTAACTATTGCTGATGTCGTATTAGATACTTTTCCCTACAACGGAGCTACGACAACCCTAGAAACACTCTGGATGGGTATCCCCTTAGTAACCAGAGTAGGACAGCAATTTGCGGCTCGTAATAGCTACACCATGATGATGAATGTAGGTGTGACAGAAGGTATTGCTTGGAGTGATGAAGAATATGTAGAGTGGGGTGTGCGTTTGGGGAAAGATGAAGCTTTACGCCAGCAGGTGGCTTGGAAATTGAAAGCATCTCGACAAACAGCACCCTTGTGGAATGGTAAGCAATTTACCCGTGAAATGGAGAAGGCTTACAAGGAAATGTGGCAGAACTATATTGACAAAAAATAAGCTAGTAGTAAGGTAGAACTTACTCAAGTTTCACAAAAAATTAAAACTTTTAGTTTGTAGTAAGGGCTTTAGCCCTGATTTTGAGGACTAAAGTCCTCACTACAAACTAAAAATAATATGTCAGTTGCGTAAGTCTTATAAGGGATTTAGCCCTCACTACAAACATTAAAAATTATCCCAATCTTTACCATAATCTTGGACTGGATATTGAGTCCAACAATCACGTAGCCATTGCCGTCCACAAGCTTTTAAATACCAGTGGACACTACTTTCTACCCAGTTATAAGGAGATTTGACTAAACTATGTTTAACTGGGTTGTAATGAATATAGTTAACAGTTGTATAATAATGTCTTTCCGAGCGAATAGCGCGATCGCTCCAACGATACCAAATTTTTCTCTTAGTAATATTGTCCTCTATATTCCATTGTCGAGAAAGCGCACCATGTATTCTACGAAATGATTCACCTAATACATCAAAATTTTCCACATAAACTAGTAGATGATAGTGATTAGGCAAAATAACCCAAGCACAAATTCTTAAGTTCGTAGTGAGCGCTTCAGCGCTATTCTCTTCATTTCCATCTCCACCAAACTTATCAAAAATTATATCTAGCAATTGCTGACGACGAGATTCAGTGTGTATATGATACCGATGTTCATAACAAGCTACCGTTAATAAATAAAATTGCTTATCTTGTACAAGATGTGGTGGAGAGTGAGGTGGATAACCCTGGCTTAAGCGATATTGAACTAGTTCAGCTTTTTGTTCTGCTGTGAGCTTCCGATATTCATACATAGATTTTTTTTAAGCACTGAAGTGCTTACTACAAACAATTAAAAAGTTCGTAGTGAGAACTTTAGTCCTCTTCTTTAATTACAAATTTAAGCACTGAAGTGCTTACTACAAACTTCTTTATAAAAGGCTTCTAAACCTACGACACAAGCCTTATCATCAAAAAGACGATCGTGATTTTGGCTCATTTTTTCGGCAATAATGCCTCGCCAAGACTGGTCTAGTCCCAATTTGACAGCAATATCGATGTACTCTGCTTCATTCTCAGCAATGGTATCTGTCACCCCCAGCATTTTTAGGAAGCTGTCAGAGTGACGACCCCGCATAAATTCTCCTGGACAAGTAACAATGGGGAGATTACAAGCGATCGCTTCTAAGCTAGTATTACCACCAGACCATGTAAATGTATCTAGATAAACATCTGAAAGTAAGTTAATCATTAGATAATCCAGTCGCTCTGGAATACTGAGAAACACACAATAATCTTCACTGTTCAAACCAATAGCAGCAAAAGCCCGCTTCAGGCGTGGCTGAAGTAAAGTACCACGCAAAAACACAAATTTAGCTTGCGGAATGCGATGAGCAATTTTTGCAAAAATAAAATCATATTGCGGTAGATACTTGAAAGGAGCTTGGCAGCATAGATAAATGACTGCATCATCTGGTAGCTGAAAGTCTGATCGGGTTTTGATAACTGGTGGAATATATGGTTTAGGATAAGAAACACCAATATTGGGCAAACGAATTAATTTTTCTGAATAATGCTCTTGGGCATTTTCAGGTTCCATTAACTCACTAGATAAAAAGTAATCAATTGTAGGTAGGCCCGTTGTCACCGGATGTCCCCAAGCTGTACATTGCACAGGCGCAAGCCGCAAACCTGCCATTTGCATCGTTTGCGGATTCATCCCAATTTCAGGAAAGACTAAAATGTGCAGCTTATCAGCAATTATCTGTTCACAGGCTGCCGATAAATTATGAGGAATATGGTGGAAAACATCACTATATTCTTTAAATTGTTCGGTAACTTTATCTGGTTCATTTCCTATGTAATAACAGTAGATTTCAAAGCTTTCATGATTGCTATGACGCAACCAACCTGTTAACCAAAGTGTTCCACTATAAGAATGCAGGTAATGTGAAATGTAACCAATGCGAATTTTTTCCTGATGCTGAAGTTTAGGTATTGATAAAGGTACACACCATTGAGGAAAGTTAGCAGCCATAATTTTATGTACTAACTTGCCATATTGACTTTGTAACTCTAGATCATTTTGTGCTTGATATGATAGGTAAAAGTTAGTGAGCCGACCTATACCTGCTAAAGCACTATTTTGCTCTTCTGTAGTTTGAAGAGACGTATGCTGAATTAAATATTGCAGTCCTTGAGTAAAGCGCTGACGATAAAAGTTAATTTCCTCTTTATTTTCGTATGTTGATGGAACTGTTAAATATTTGAGAATTTGAAAAGTATAATCATTAGGTAAGCATTTAGCAGCATTCTCTGCACTTAAAATTGCTTCTTGAATACGTCCATTCCGCCGCAAATCGATGATTAATGAAAAATGTAGTCTTCCATCTGTAGGGTAAAGCTTAATTCCTTCCTGAAGAGTATTAAAATATTCATCCAGTAGGTTTAACTGTCTATAGCAATGGCTTAAGTTCCAATAAATATCTGCATCAGTTGATTCGATTTCTATGAGTTTTTGATATTGCGCGATCGCTTCTTGCCATCTTCCCTGACTGAAGAATTTATTGCTCAAGCAAAAAAAAACTGTTCAGCTTGTGCTTCGCTAAAAACTTCTATATCGTAAGATGTCAGAGTTTCTGCTTTTGCTTGCTTCAGTGCGTTTGTATCTTCACATTCTAAAAGAATTCTTGCATAAACACGAGGTAGCAAAGCTTTCCATTGAATATCAGCCAAATTTCCAACTAGAGAAATTTCTAACCCTTCAGTAACATCTAAATCTTCTTCCACCAAAAGATTCATGACCACACTAGATAAAAACATTTCTGCATCTTCGACAGCCATATTAGCCGTATGGATAATTAGAGTAATTTTTTCGCTGTCAGGATGAGTTGCTAATGATTGAATCACCTGTTGTAACTCTAAACCTAGTTCATCTTCTGGTTGCGTCCAATCAGGGAAAATAATATAGTTAATTTCTCTCAGATTTAAGCTAGATAAATTAAATTCCGAATTTAATAGTGTTTGTAATCTTTTTCTCATCTCTTGAGCAGGAACAAAGTTAGGCACAGAATGACTTAGCTTATCTAACGCTTGTTGCAATATAGAACTTTCCTGAAGATGCTCTGCTACTTGGGCTAAATACCAAAATGCACGCCAATGATTACAACCAAAGTGAATGGAATTGATAAACTGTCCCATTGCTTCTGAAGTTTTTCCCTGACGTTCCAAGATTAACCCTACCCATAACCTTAAATAACCATCTTGGGGGTAGTGATTAAGATATTGAGCTACTCCACCCTCTCCTAATCCTAAAAGAGTAGAAGAATTACCTATTTTTTCATCAGCAGCAAATAATTGATTAATATCTTCAGAAGTTAAACTTGTAATAAATTGGGGTGCGGTATCTCCTATAGACTCAATAAATGTTTTTGAACCTTCAAATTGTGTAGGGATCTCAACTACATCAAGAAGAGATACAGGTTCATCTAACAAACTACCATCAACAGGAATACTCCATTGTCTCGTTCTTTTGGGTGTTTCCATCAAGCGGTGATAGATGGGATTTAGCTGTTTAGCAGCATTTTCTGCACCAAAGATTTGCTCGGCGTATTGCTTGGCATTTTTGCCTAGTCTTAATCTTTCTTGGGGATTGTGATAAAGGTACTCTAAGGCTTGACTGTATTCTAATTCACTATTGACAACTAAGCCTGTGTAGTTATCAATCACTAATTTTTTAATACCACCGTGGGGAAAAACTATTGCAGGTATTCCGGCGTACATTACTTCTTGTAAATTTAATTCAGCCGCAGCATAAGTATCTTCACATAACGGATAACCATAAACATCAAATTCAGAAATGACTGAGCTAATATCTTCGACAAAACCACGAAAATCAAATTTATTTAATGAGTCTAATGCTGAGGCTTGTTGCTGTAATAAATTAATATTTCCACCACCACAGAGAATAAATTTAACATGGGGGATATTAGCTTTAGCACTCATAGAGATATACTCAGGGTGCATTTTACTAAAAGCTAAAGATCCCATATAGCCAACATTAAAAGTATTGTGGGGTTTGGGTTGAATATTTTGAACTCTTTCAAAATCAGCCGCATCGTAAACCATGCCAACTTTTTTCTGTCTTATTTCTGGTGCTAATTGTCGCACTACGGGTAAGTCATAAGAATGGGGATTACAAGGAATAGCAAAGTCAGCATAATTAATTAAATCACGAGTAATCACCTGTGGGGCGCTATCTCCTGAAACATGAAACCAGATAATTAATCTTGTGGGCGGTAATTCTGAATGCAGAAAGGAGAAAATCTGGGGATTATTCCAGTAGTGAATATGCACTAAATCAGCTTCAGCAATTAATTTATTACGAGCAATTACGTCAGTTGGATTAACAAATTTCATCCCCCCTAATTCTGCTAATTCCACTGCACTAGGAGTAGCTTCTTTAAGGGAAATAACTTGATGTTGCAATTGCTCGTGTAAACGGGATGAATATTTAGAAATGGCAATCATGGAGCGAGCAGCACCACCGAGACAAAGAAAGTCAATAATATGTAAAACTTTAATCATGGAATTGAAATTTTTAATTTAATTACTAGGTTTACGATAGATTTTCAGAGAAGATAATACTCCCGGAATAATCGGTAAATAGGCTTGAGTTTGAGTTGGATCATCAGGATATAACAAAGGTAGTTCGATAATTTCGCAATGATAAGTATTTTCCATTAATTCTTGGCAAGCCTGTCTGATCCCAGGTTCATTTCCTCCATGATGAAAAAGGATTG contains:
- a CDS encoding glycosyltransferase produces the protein MIKVLHIIDFLCLGGAARSMIAISKYSSRLHEQLQHQVISLKEATPSAVELAELGGMKFVNPTDVIARNKLIAEADLVHIHYWNNPQIFSFLHSELPPTRLIIWFHVSGDSAPQVITRDLINYADFAIPCNPHSYDLPVVRQLAPEIRQKKVGMVYDAADFERVQNIQPKPHNTFNVGYMGSLAFSKMHPEYISMSAKANIPHVKFILCGGGNINLLQQQASALDSLNKFDFRGFVEDISSVISEFDVYGYPLCEDTYAAAELNLQEVMYAGIPAIVFPHGGIKKLVIDNYTGLVVNSELEYSQALEYLYHNPQERLRLGKNAKQYAEQIFGAENAAKQLNPIYHRLMETPKRTRQWSIPVDGSLLDEPVSLLDVVEIPTQFEGSKTFIESIGDTAPQFITSLTSEDINQLFAADEKIGNSSTLLGLGEGGVAQYLNHYPQDGYLRLWVGLILERQGKTSEAMGQFINSIHFGCNHWRAFWYLAQVAEHLQESSILQQALDKLSHSVPNFVPAQEMRKRLQTLLNSEFNLSSLNLREINYIIFPDWTQPEDELGLELQQVIQSLATHPDSEKITLIIHTANMAVEDAEMFLSSVVMNLLVEEDLDVTEGLEISLVGNLADIQWKALLPRVYARILLECEDTNALKQAKAETLTSYDIEVFSEAQAEQFFFA